ATATTTGTAATCAGTCATTTAAAAATAATAGGAGTGCTTCATTAAATTCTTTAGCATGCGTTGCATGTAGCCCATGTGGACCACCCTTTATTAAGGCCACTTTAGAATTAGGAATTGCTTCATGTGTTAATTTCCCACTATATTCATATGGTACAGTTGCATCAGAATCACCGTGAATAATAAGAGTAGGTATATTAAACTTCTCCAAGTCTTTTCTAAAATCTGTCTTACTAAAGGCGGTAATACAATCAAGTGTTCCTTTAGGTGATGCACTGGCTGCAATATCCCAATTATATAAACGGAATGGCTCACTAACTAAATCTGTTCGATTACCAGCCGCGAAAAATCCCTTAGTAAATTCATCAAGAAATGCAAGGCGGTCATTTATCACACCACTTTTGAATGCTTCAATTGTTGCATCATCTAATGCCCCTTCAGGATGATTCTGTGATTTGTATAAATATGGAGGTACTGCTCCAGCAAAAACAGCCTTTTCAATACGATCTGTTCCATACGTACTAATATACCGGGATACTTCGCCTCCACCCATAGAAAAACCAACAAGTGTGACATTTTGAAGCTCTAAATGTTCTAATAGTTGATGTACATCAGAAGTAAAGGTATCATATTCATACCCTTCCCACGGCTGAGATGATTGTCCAAATCCTCGACGATCATATGTTATAACTCTGTATCCAGCCTCAACAAGAGCGGGAACTTGGTATTCCCAAGATCGACCACTTAACGGCCAACCATGAATGAGTACAACTGGTTTTCCTGTGCCATGATCCTCATAATATATCTCAATTGGTGCTTGATTTTCGGTTCCCACAGTAATTTTAGCCATGCTTCTACCTCCAAAAAGTATTCTAATATGTATCCT
This DNA window, taken from Bacillus cereus ATCC 14579, encodes the following:
- a CDS encoding bromoperoxidase encodes the protein MAKITVGTENQAPIEIYYEDHGTGKPVVLIHGWPLSGRSWEYQVPALVEAGYRVITYDRRGFGQSSQPWEGYEYDTFTSDVHQLLEHLELQNVTLVGFSMGGGEVSRYISTYGTDRIEKAVFAGAVPPYLYKSQNHPEGALDDATIEAFKSGVINDRLAFLDEFTKGFFAAGNRTDLVSEPFRLYNWDIAASASPKGTLDCITAFSKTDFRKDLEKFNIPTLIIHGDSDATVPYEYSGKLTHEAIPNSKVALIKGGPHGLHATHAKEFNEALLLFLND